One Brachyhypopomus gauderio isolate BG-103 unplaced genomic scaffold, BGAUD_0.2 sc186, whole genome shotgun sequence genomic window carries:
- the LOC143502034 gene encoding serine/threonine-protein kinase pim-1-like gives MEMVCKPPRCQHIVELLEWFDCDCFILILERPIPCMDLFDFLDLHQYQLPEPQARLIMRQVVQAVLHCRDRGVLHRDVKEENLLVNTDTLDVKLIDFGCGDLLKTEPYRRFEGTKVYRPPEWLVDRTYEGRQATIWSLGVLLYSIICGDVPFEKEEDIVEAHLCFKGNPSRDCRHLLTWCLQKDPEKRPVLEDVLAHQWFSEGLQN, from the exons ATGGAGATGGTGTGCAAGCCACCTCGTTGTCAGCATATTGTGGAGCTGCTAGAATGGTTTGATTGCGACTGCTTCATCTTGATTCTGGAGCGACCCATCCCCTGCATGGACCTGTTTGATTTCTTGGACTTGCACCAATACCAACTACCTGAGCCACAGGCACGATTGATCATGCGTCAGGTGGTTCAGGCTGTCCTTCACTGCCGTGACCGTGGAGTTCTGCATAGAGACGTCAAGGAAGAAAACCTTCTGGTCAACACCGACACCCTTGACGTCAAGTTGATCGACTTTGGTTGTGGCGATCTGCTTAAGACCGAACCCTACAGGCGCTTTGAAG GCACCAAGGTATACCGCCCACCTGAATGGCTGGTTGACAGGACGTATGAGGGCCGTCAAGCCACCATCTGGAGTCTGGGTGTGCTCCTCTACAGCATTATCTGTGGAGATGTGCCCTTTGAGAAGGAGGAGGACATTGTTGAGGCACACCTGTGCTTCAAGGGAAACCCATCCAGAG actgccgcCATCTGCTAACATGGTGTCTGCAAAAGGACCCTGAAAAACGTCCTGTGCTCGAGGATGTTCTGGCACATCAGTGGTTTTCAGAAGGCCTTCAGAACTAA